GATGCACGACATAGACTGGGAGGAATTCCCGAGCACTGAGACGCATCCCGTCAAGGGGGGTGAGATGCTCAAAGAAAAGGGCTACCCTGATGATTTCGTCCGCGCAGTCCTGGCCCATGGCTGGGAGTACTCTGGGGTAAAGCCTGAGACGCTATGCGAAAAAGTCCTCTACACCGTAGACGAGCTTACCGGGTTCATAACGGCCGTCGCGCTGGTACGTCCAAGCAAATCGCTTATGGATCTCGAGGTCAAATCAGTCAAAAAGAAATGGAAAGACAAGGCTTTTGCGCGCGGCGTGAACCGTGAGGTTATCGAGAAAGGCTGCGAGCTCATGGATGAGCCGCTTGAGCAGCTTATAGAGAGAACAATAGAATCGCTCAGGCCCGTTGAAAAAGAGATAGGGCTCGGAGCATAAGTTTCCCGCGCCGTCAATCCTGAAAGGAGGAGCTATACATGACAATTTCTTTGATTCTTGCAGACGACCATCCGCTTACCAGAGAAGGAATAAAGGGATATCTCGCAAAGGAACCGGATTTTGAGATAATAGGCGAGTACGCAGATGGAGAATCCGCATGGGCAGGTGTGCAGGCGCTTAACCCCCAGGTCGCGCTGCTTGACATACGCATGCCCGGATATGACGGAGTGGCGCTTGCGAGGAAGATAAAAGAGGCAGGGCTTCCTGTCGCCTCACTCATGCTGACATCATACGATGCGCAGCAGTATGTCATGGCATCTCTGCGCGCAGGTGCCCGCGGCTATGTCCTCAAGACTGCGAGCATGGAAACGCTGAGTAAGGCTATCCGCATCGTTGCCCGCGGAGGGTTTTTCCTTGACAGCGAAGTCGCGAATGCAGTCGAGGAAGAGGGTGATTTTGTTCCGGAACCTGTTTCCGTAAGGGAGCGGGAAGTGCTTTTGCTAGCTGCGCGAGGACTATCCGGAAAAGAGATCGCGACACAGCTTTTCATAAGTGAGCGTACGGTACAGACCCACCTGGCGTCAATCTATGACAAGCTTGGCGCTAAGAACAAAACGGAAGCCATGCTCCTCTCCTTAAAATACGGCATAGTGACCCTGGAGGAACTGCTCGATTGAGAAGAAACCTGCTGGTTCAGCTCACAATAGCTGTTTTCCTCCCGAGCCTGGGAGCGTTTCTGCTTGCATGGGTGGGCTTCTGCCAGTTTGAAAGTACGATGGAGGGGCTTGCAGGCTCATATGTGCAGAACCTTGCGCGCGGGACCGCAGCCAGACTTGAATCTACCCAGTGGGAGCTGCGCTCTGACGGCACATGGCTCCCCAACCAGTTTCGTTCGCGTATCGGCGGACTCAGCGACCAGGCACTCGAAGATATAAATGTGCCCGGTATGTTTGCCATTTTTGACAGTAAGGGCAACCTGGTCTACGGTACATCCGATATCTCGCTGCTCTCTATAATCTGGGATCAGCCGATAACAATAATGTCTCCTCAAAAGGTCAGAGGTCCGGACGGCCTGTTATATACCGTTGCGGTTTACCCTGTACTTCAAAGGGATCTCTTTGTGCTTGCCGCCGTATCGTGGGATAAGCTCTTTGGCACGATGGTCCCGCTTTCGACCTTCTGGCCTTTTATAATGGGAATGCTGGGACTTGTCGGGATTTTCTCTGTCTACATAATGTGGCAGAAGGTCATACTTCCTCTGAAGGATATGGAGGAGGAGGTCTCGATGCTCAGATGGGGAGAGGAAATCCCGCAGAAGGTTGCTCCCGAGGCGGTAAACGAACTTCAGAAACTGAGGGAGGCACTTGTCGTCCTTGCTGACTCGGCGATAGACAGGGAGCAGCTCTCCCGCAGATATGTCAATGACCTCGTTAAAGTGCAGGAGGAAGAGCGCGCGAGAATATCGCGTGAGATACATGACGGTCCGCTTCAGGATGTCACGGCACTCCTGCAGAGGCTCAGGCTTTTGTCTATGGACATTGATTCGCCATGTGAGAGAAAGAAACGCCTGGACGAAGCGGAGCGCGTTGCAATGACAGGTGTGCGTGAGATGCGTGAACTCTGTAACAATCTGACGCCGCCATGGCTTGACCTGGGACTCTCCCAGGCGATTACGGAGCTTACAGAGAGACTCAGCGCCCAGCTTGATATAAAGATCATCCTTGACCTTCAGGATATCCCTGAACTGCCGGACGATGTCACTCTTGCTTTCTTCCGTGTCGTTCAGGAGGCTGTTAATAATTCAGCGCGTCATTCCGGTGCGTCCTATGTCAAGATAAGCTTGAGGGACACTGGTAAAAAGCTGCTGCTCCAGATAGAGGACGACGGGAATGGTTTCGAAGTTCCGGAGAACATCGCAGAACTTCGTGTCCATGGCCACAGAGGGCTTTCGAATATGAAAGAGCGGATGTCTCTCGTTGGAGGAACGCTCGATATTACGTCTTCGCAGGGCAAGGGCACGATAATACGTTGTGAACTTCCGTTCCAGACTGTAAAATAGATATAGAATATGACTCGTTGAAAGGTGGGAGCCCTTACGGGCGATGCGTTTTGAAGCTGAAAATTTTTGGTGCTGCGGGAGAAGTCACAGGTTCAAACTATATGATAGAGACGAGTGGCTATAAAGTGCTTGTAGACTGTGGGACCCACCAGGGCCGCGATGAGGAAAAACACGAGGATGAAGAGTTCTGCTACAATCCTGCCGATATAGACGCACTGCTTCTCACCCATGCGCACATCGACCACAGCGGGCGTATCCCGCTGCTTGTAAAGCAGGGCTTCAAGGGTAAAATATACTGCACGTATGCCACAAGCGAGCTTGTTGAGATCCTTTGGCGTGATTCTGCAAAGATCATGAAGGAAGATGCGCAATGGAAGACGAGGAAAAACACGCGAAGGGGCCTTGCAAAGGTAGAACCGCTTTATGACGACGGAGATGTCGAAGCTGCGCTCCTCTTCCGTACCCCGGTGCCTTACGACGAAGTTATCGACGTCCTTCCCGGTCTCAAGGTCCGTTTCCGTGAAGCAGGGCATATTCTGGGCAGCTCGTCAATAGAAACATGGATTTCAGAAGAAGAGGGGCAGAACCCGGTTAAAGTTGTATTTTCCGGGGATCTGGGGCCTTTCGACGGAGTAATAGAGAAGCCGCCTGTGCTTATAGATGATGCAGACTTTGTCATTATTGAGTCTACTTATGGTGACCGGCTCCATAAATCACTTGAAGACACCCGCGCTGAATTCCAGAACGCGATGAAGGATGCGCTTAAGACGAGTGCTAAAATCCTAGTCCCGACCTTCGTTGTCGATCGCGCGCAGAGGATGCTCTACGAGTTTGACCTGTTCCAGAAGACGTTCCCGGAACTTAAGACCCCTCCCATCTATCTTGACTCTCCGATGGGCATAAAGACAACGGAGATATACAGCAAATATACAAATCTGCTTTCTGAGCAACTCAAGGACATGCTCATCAAAGGAGACGATCCGTTTGAGCCGGAAGGGTTCAGCTTTATACGGTCGGCAGATGATTCACGCGCGCTCAATGACCGGAAAAGCGGCATAATACTTGCGGGAAGCGGGATGTGCTCCGGTGGAAGGATAATGCATCACCTTAAGCATAATCTCTACAAAGCGGACACACATGTTTTCTTCGTGGGATACCAAGCCTATGGCACTCTCGGGCGGCGCCTCGTCGACGGGGCAAAAGATATCCGCATCGCGGGAGAAGATGTCGTTGTCAGGGCACAGCTCCACACGCTGAACGGGTTCTCCGCCCATGCCGACAGGGATGACCTGCTTAAATGGGCGTCCGGCTTTCCTCAAAAGGCCCGCTTTATTGTCTCGCATGGCGAACCGAAATCATCCGGATCGCTTGCTCTTGGACTTAAGGACAAGGGCTACTTTGCGATGGTTCCCGCGATCGGCGATGAGATAGACCTCCTTGTGCCGGCGGCAGAAAGCGCGAAAATGCCGGTCATCTCGCAGCATATACTTGAACATATTGCTCTTGGAGCCCAGGATATTTCACAGACGCTTGCCGCTATAACGAGCCTGGCGGAAGCGATGCAGCACGCTTCGCTCCGCGGGGTCGATCATTCAAGGATAATGCCGCTTCTGATGTCTGCAAAGACGCTGCTTGAAACGGCGGAGTCTCTCAGCACAAAAGAGAAGAAATCAGCATAACTTGTTGTTCTTCAATTCGGTAAAA
The sequence above is drawn from the Synergistaceae bacterium genome and encodes:
- a CDS encoding HDIG domain-containing protein; this translates as MFTREQSLEFLKEHNKEEMHLRHAFAVEAAMRGFAEHYGEDADYWGLIGLMHDIDWEEFPSTETHPVKGGEMLKEKGYPDDFVRAVLAHGWEYSGVKPETLCEKVLYTVDELTGFITAVALVRPSKSLMDLEVKSVKKKWKDKAFARGVNREVIEKGCELMDEPLEQLIERTIESLRPVEKEIGLGA
- a CDS encoding response regulator transcription factor, with amino-acid sequence MTISLILADDHPLTREGIKGYLAKEPDFEIIGEYADGESAWAGVQALNPQVALLDIRMPGYDGVALARKIKEAGLPVASLMLTSYDAQQYVMASLRAGARGYVLKTASMETLSKAIRIVARGGFFLDSEVANAVEEEGDFVPEPVSVREREVLLLAARGLSGKEIATQLFISERTVQTHLASIYDKLGAKNKTEAMLLSLKYGIVTLEELLD
- a CDS encoding sensor histidine kinase, with the protein product MRRNLLVQLTIAVFLPSLGAFLLAWVGFCQFESTMEGLAGSYVQNLARGTAARLESTQWELRSDGTWLPNQFRSRIGGLSDQALEDINVPGMFAIFDSKGNLVYGTSDISLLSIIWDQPITIMSPQKVRGPDGLLYTVAVYPVLQRDLFVLAAVSWDKLFGTMVPLSTFWPFIMGMLGLVGIFSVYIMWQKVILPLKDMEEEVSMLRWGEEIPQKVAPEAVNELQKLREALVVLADSAIDREQLSRRYVNDLVKVQEEERARISREIHDGPLQDVTALLQRLRLLSMDIDSPCERKKRLDEAERVAMTGVREMRELCNNLTPPWLDLGLSQAITELTERLSAQLDIKIILDLQDIPELPDDVTLAFFRVVQEAVNNSARHSGASYVKISLRDTGKKLLLQIEDDGNGFEVPENIAELRVHGHRGLSNMKERMSLVGGTLDITSSQGKGTIIRCELPFQTVK
- a CDS encoding MBL fold metallo-hydrolase, whose translation is MKLKIFGAAGEVTGSNYMIETSGYKVLVDCGTHQGRDEEKHEDEEFCYNPADIDALLLTHAHIDHSGRIPLLVKQGFKGKIYCTYATSELVEILWRDSAKIMKEDAQWKTRKNTRRGLAKVEPLYDDGDVEAALLFRTPVPYDEVIDVLPGLKVRFREAGHILGSSSIETWISEEEGQNPVKVVFSGDLGPFDGVIEKPPVLIDDADFVIIESTYGDRLHKSLEDTRAEFQNAMKDALKTSAKILVPTFVVDRAQRMLYEFDLFQKTFPELKTPPIYLDSPMGIKTTEIYSKYTNLLSEQLKDMLIKGDDPFEPEGFSFIRSADDSRALNDRKSGIILAGSGMCSGGRIMHHLKHNLYKADTHVFFVGYQAYGTLGRRLVDGAKDIRIAGEDVVVRAQLHTLNGFSAHADRDDLLKWASGFPQKARFIVSHGEPKSSGSLALGLKDKGYFAMVPAIGDEIDLLVPAAESAKMPVISQHILEHIALGAQDISQTLAAITSLAEAMQHASLRGVDHSRIMPLLMSAKTLLETAESLSTKEKKSA